The Acipenser ruthenus chromosome 15, fAciRut3.2 maternal haplotype, whole genome shotgun sequence genomic sequence GGATGGGGGAGATGAAATAAACAGGGGAGTgactgaccacacacacacacacatatgtatacACTTTAACTGACATATATAAAGGCACTAGCGAGGTTATAGGGGAAGgggatgtactgtatgtaggAGCCTATTTGTACCTTGAGGAGTAATATTCTTCCTCTAGCTCGTACAGGTCGATTGCGATCTCATCCCGCAGGTTAGTGAGTTTCTTATCACACTCTTCCTGCAGGGCGTGCAGCTGCTGATTCCGATGGTTTATGGCCTCGTTCACAGACGGGAAGTCGTTCAGGATCAGAAACTGCTTCAGATCCGACACCAGCTTCATCAGGGATTCCCCGGCTcgcacctacacacacacacacagacagacatgtcACTCAGCGCTGCGTCTAAAGGAACAACAGTTCACAGCAAAGCAATTAAAATAGGCGTCTACAATGGGCCACAATCTACAAGGGCTACCACCGTGGGCCATTGGGAGTGTGCTAGCCTATGCTCATAAAGATAACGGATATGGACTGCTTCGTATGACCATTATGTGTCTTGTAAAAACTTCAATCTTCGAGCTAACGTTAACAAAAGCAAGGGGAATTCAGCATTTTCAAAAGGGACGCACAACACTTCAATATAGTTAGAAATTTTACTTCGAAGGGCATTTGCAATTTCAGAAAGTTGGTTGTAAATTGAAGACCAGAAGTTGATACGAGGCAATAATGCAAAGTGGggctcccaccaccaccaacaaaaaaGACCTACTCACAATATTTGCTGCTCTCACATGCATTTCATAGTGTTCTTGTTCTGCTTGGGTGGCTCGTGAAACCTGGGTTTCATCTTCAACCTGCAAATGTAAACATTCACTTAATTTAAACCCTCATTGCAAAGTGTGTGGTTAAGTGGGAGTGCCCATGGCTGCAAAACACTGAGGttggtaataaataaacaaacacgtgAATGTATGAATGAATATAGACTGTTAAGGGGGAGCAATACACCTGAACTTGGGGTGTGTTTACGGGGAAAGGGGAAAGTGCAAGCAAGACAAATGGCGTGTAATGTTTTTACAAGAACATTTTACACAAAGATAACCAGGCTCCCAGATCTTTGGGATCCAGTTTGGTTTAACaagttgtttttattatatagcgtaatatatattttttaaagatattaaaCATAAGGGGAAGAATCTGAAGTGTCATACCTTCAAGTCCTTAAGTTAATTTCACGTTTGATTTCAATTTGTTCATTAATACTAACTTAAGCTGAAGTTACATTAAACGGAATGGGAAACTCTAACTTTTACCCACCTTTGCAGTTTTTATGATCTCTGTAAAATTATCGAGAATAGATCGGATATCATCCTTGAGTCTCTTGTTGTAAGACTGAAGCAGCGTTTCTTTGCTCTGAGGTAAAACTCTTTGTGATGACATTTTGCTAAGCACTTGTCTTTAGCAAAACTGCAGCTGTGTGACGAGAGAAAAGAAAAGGTCAGAATTGTGCGGAGTCAACAACAAAGTTccattgtatttataaatatataatcattATTACGTTGGTTAATTAactgaatattaaaaaataaacaaaaacacaacataccCGCAATAAAAAAAACTTCATCTCATCACAAAAAAACCATGAGATAAAAACATATTACTACTTCGTTACTTTCGCTGTGTTCAACACAACCTATACCTACCTACAAGTCCCACCCACCTCTTTTAATCATTGGTGTTTCAAATCAAAAAGGCACCCGCCTCTCACTCTAATTGGCGGGAAAATGACAAAGCCGCTAAAACAGCATAACATTGATTGGTCGTCTGAATTATAACCACGCCTGGTTTACCAAGTTTAGTTGACTGAATAGCAGGTCAGGTTAAAAAACCGAATGTATTATTATGTtattcctatttaaaaaaaaaaaatacatatacccAGATTACTGATTCCAAATAGCAAGCAAAATATTCCTTGAATATACGATCATAATTGTATTGCTAAATATGCAAGTTAAACTGAAATACAGTGTATgtataattgcatttttttttccaaagttgTGTTATTTTCATAATGAAACgtttcaaaatctttttttgtttttaaattatactgCTGCTTCCGTATGGTTGAAAAATGTTGTGAAAACACAGTCGTTATTAAAATCATAATTAATTGGTGTGACGTATTATTGTTGACAAGTGTCTGACATCATCGCGAAAGAAAAAGACCTGTGACGACAACACGCCGGGGTCAGGAGTTCTCGCGGTGTTTCCCGCTCGATACTTATAATTCCCACAATGCTTCATTCTTCCTTTCTCTCTGAACCAAGATGGTGAGTGAGTTGTATTTAACTGGGGAGAGTTTGTACTTTTTATATCCTGAAACATCTACGCGGAAAAGGCACAACACCCTGATAAACACAACCTAGCATACTCTATACAAACGTATTTTGATATCCCGgcggttatttaaaaaaataagtttgattatttatattaaaaagtgAGATAAACCGATGTGTTCATCTCTGCCAAACTAACATCAGCCCCGTTGTGGGTTTTTTTCCGGATGGACTTTTGTTATACCAGCAACTGTTAACATTCATAAATGCAATCATTTGGTATTTAAGTCTTTCAGAACTTAACGCaacggtttgttttttttacggtGGCTTAAAACAACCTAATTTTGCTTGTCCAAATCGGGTAGGCCCCGGTAACCCAATGCAACGTACCCTGAGTTTGTGTGTTGCCATGTGGAGTTTAAGGATGGGCTTTTTGATGATAAATAACGTCCATTATGTCTTCATAAAACCCAAGACATTGAGTTGGCTTGTAAAAGTGTATTTATTAATGTGATCTCGTGTCTATGACCAAGTGATTAAGCCATTGAACATTATTAATGTGTCCATGTAGGGTCTTTACAATGAACATATGTCTGTGTATACGGGTGGCTTTTGTTCGGAAGTGGTAAATCAAATGgtggtttaaataaaatgtttggtATAGGCTCACACCGAAAAGCTGTTGACGTTCATTGCTTTAGTTGTGAGTTAATACGAAATACAGTAGCACACGTGAGTTACACTGCGTATTTTCATGGTGTTGCGTGTTTGTATGCCTTCATAGATTATTTTCAGGCTGTGATTTTATATGCACTATATAAATTAGCTGTCAATGCCTTTCTCATGCTGACCTGAAACGTGCAACATGCTGCTAGGTGAATTATGGCTTGATGCAATGATGTCTGAATTTCTTCACCTGAATCTCTATGTGGATCAAACTACACGAGCTTTTTAACCCTGAGCATCAGCCAAATTTGCATAGTTGACGTTtatttattgatagttttacagaACCAAACTAGAATTTGACTTTGCCGTTTGATACCAATGAGAAATAACCGTGCTACTTTTTTTGCCCTTGTAGCCGAAGGGGAAGAAGGCTAAAGGTAAGAAGGTGGCACCTGCCCCTTCTGTCTTGAAGAAGCACGCCGCCAAGAAAGTCGTCAACCCCCTGTTTGAGAAGAGACCCAAGAACTATGGCATTGGTGAGTTCCTATATCTTCACTCTTCTGCACTTTATTAGCAGTTCAACTTGAGTTTCACAACCCGGTGATTACTCTTAACTGGTAAGTTTCGTAACTATTTTTATTTGGTTAACTATCAGTGCTTTATAATACTCTGTCTTTAGTATTTCATGCAAAAGTTGCAATCTATTAAAGATGTGAAGTTGTTGACTTGTATCCAGTCTTAAGTGTGGTCTTGCTCACAGTGGACCTGATGTCCAGTTAGCGCCATTAAACCTGCTCTCATCGCCATTCATGTGCTGGAACCTGTGCAGATGATGTAAAGAATATTTGCTATCTTATAAACAATGCTGACAACCCCACCAAGATCGCTGATGCACTAGCTTCCAGTCCAGTTCATGTAACCTGTGGAAATGTAAAAGGTGCTTGTTTCTCTGATCTAATGCATGTGTTGTACCTGCAGGTCAGGATATCCAGCCCAAGCGTGATCTGACACGCTTTGTGAAATGGCCTCGCTACATCCGGCTGCAGCGTCAGAAAGCCATCCTGTACAAAAGGCTGAAGGTGCCCCCTTCAATCAACCAGTTCACCCAGGCTCTGGACCGCCAAACCGGTAAATGGGCTCTTGTGTGGTTTTGGGGGTACAGACTTCTGTATGAGGTAACATCCTAGCTGTCTAGGGTAGATGGACTTTATTCTCCGAAACATGCATGGACCCAATGTAGTGGTAATGTTTGGATGACTTTGCAGTTCTAATTTAGCAAAGCTGTAAACTCATGGGGGGTAACGGATATGTGAACTTTAAGATCTACATGCTGTGCAGATGATGTGAATGAATATTTGCTATCTGAGCATCAGTGCTGAGATATACCCACCAAGATCTCTGATGCACCCTGTCTTGTAACCTTTTAATTATGTGGGGGGGGTTGGTAGCTGAATACAAATATGCCTCTTCAGCTGGCCTAAAAGTGTAATGCTGCTGGTTTTAAAAGGAATGGCTAGCCTCATTCTTTGCTCTCTCTGTCCAGCAACCCAGCTCTTAAAGCTGGCCCACAAGTACAGGCCTGAGACCAAGCAGGAGAAGAAGCAGAGGCTGCTGGCTCGTGCTGAGCAGAAGGCTGCTGGCAAAGGAGATACCCCAACCAAGAGACCCCCAGTCCTCAGAGGAGGTAAAACACTTGGTTCAGGATCTGAATGCTGATTTGTGAGCTCCATGTTCCTGTTCATGGCTATTAAAGTCTGAGCAATGGGCCAGTCAATGGATTTTAATGGTGGTGGTATGCATGCTTCAtattgtgtgtctttttcttGCTGTGGCCCTACCTGTTGTTCTGGAGGTGTTATGGTTGATGCAATGATGAATGAATTTCTTCACCTGAAAACCATGTTGAACAAACTTGAGCTTTTTAACCCTGAGCATCACCCACTACTACTGAGATTTATAGAGCCTTTCAGAATTCAGCTGTTGGAAGGTAATGTAGGCTTTTAGAAAGACGCCACCTATAATCTCAAAGAATACTGAATTGAAAATATTCCTGCAGTAAGATTGAAAGTAGCATTTGAGCATAGCGGATTCACAGACCCATATTTGCACCAAATGTTGTATTACCTACAGTCTTATTTTTCTGTTCCCTGGTTGTTAATATACAGGGGATATGGGTGTTCTGAATTCAGTTTTTAGTAGATGCTTTAGGTAGCTAAAGAGATCACCACTTCCAGACCAAAAGAGGCCTTAAGCATTGAGATGCTGAATTATAAGATCCATGTGTGACTGGGAGATGACATTTCTATCATGGCTTCCAGGTGTGAACACTGTCACCACTCTGGTGGAGAGCAAGAAGGCTCAGCTGGTTGTCATTGCCCATGACGTGGATCCCATTGAGGTAAGTACTGTTTGCCATTGAGTTGTGTTGTACCCTAGATATAGTGTATTGGCTACCTGCATTTTCACATGtggtgttttattgttaaattagtGACATTCTACCGACTTCAGTTTAGGTCCTAGAACAGAAAGAGTGCTGTTACAATGATGATTTTTTTGAATTTCTTCACCTGAATCTCAATGAAGATAAAAACACGAGCTTTTTAACCCTGAGTAGCAGCCAAAAGCCTTTTGTAGTGATTCTATTTATCGTTTCCTAAATCAGAAACCTTGGTATCTATATGCTTTGAAAGGATGAAATGTAAAGGGGGTTGTGTGGCATGAGAACCATAATGCTTCATGAGACTTTAATAATTTGCAGTGGTAAGTTAAGTGCGATTTGTAAGAGAAGTGGTATTTCTGAAAGCCCCCTCCCTTGGCTTTCAGCTGGTTGTGTTCCTGCCTGCACTGTGCCGTAAGATGGGTGTTCCATACTGCATTGTCAAGGGCAAGGCCAGGCTGGGCCGCCTGCTTCACAGGAAGACCTGCACTTCCTTTGCCTTCACACAGATCAACCCGTAAGTGAAATCTCCAGACAGACAAGGGTGGGGAGGGTTCCGCACTTTGAGAGTGTTCATATCAAATACAGCTTTCCAGTAATTTGCACTTTACCAGTGTACAACGAAACAGACCTGGCAATGATGTTTGAATTTCTTCAACTGAATCTCTATGTGGCTATATGAGCTTTTTAACCCTGAGCAGAAGGTTTGTCCACAGATAACCAATTTGGTGTGATTTTAGTTGgcattcttttttaatattgGTTCTCTTTTCTTCATAGTGAGGATAAGGGAGCTCTGGCTAAGCTGGTGGAAGCTGTCAAGACCAACTACAATGACAGATATGATGAGGTGAGCTTCTGGATactgtgttttacataacatggGAGGTTTATCACTGAGTCTTGTTGCATCTTGTCTGCTTGATTATACAAATTCTTGTGCTTTTAATTGGTAACGAATTACATTGTTGCCAGGGATTTGACTACACCGTATTTAAATACAGACTTGGTAATCAAAGTAACTGTATAAAGGTTGTGCAGATGATGTGACTGAATATTTGCTATCTGAGCATCAGTGCTGAGACATATCCACCAAGATCTCTGATGCACCCCTTCCTAACTTTTTAGATTCAGTGTTTATTACCTCAATTTAATAGTTGCATGTTATGAGGTGGTAAGATATAgttctgattttagttttttaaatgcatgtaacttttttcaattattttcccCTCACAGATTCGCCGTCACTGGGGAGGAAACGTCATGGGTCCGAAATCCACAGCCCGTGTCGCCAAGCTGGAAAAAGCAAAGGCCAAGGAACTGGCGACCAAGCTGGGTTAAATCTTCCAAGCTTGTGTAtacctgttctgtacataaataaaaatcccaGGAAAAAAAGCAGTCTTGTAATTTCAGTGATtctgatttgttgttttttttgggggggggggggtgggtctTGACTGGTATACTGCATTTGGTACTGTTGACCGTTTCTAGTGAAACTTTTAAATTAAACACCAAATACATTTTTGGCTGCTGATTTGGTCCCTCTTCCTGTCATTTGTATTGGAGAAAGGTATTCTGGGCTTGCTGGCTGGCTGGTGAAGTGGTGGCCTAGTTTGGTTGTAAATGCAGGGTTTACCGAACACAGGGCTAATTGGATAAGAAAATACGACGTGCTTGTGAACAGCCACAGTAAAGGCTATTTCTGTAATTAACAATTTTAACCATGTGGAACATGTTTGGTAATAGATGAAACCAATTCCTTGCACAAGATGAAAATGGGTGCCTTTCCAGTAGTGGGTGATTAAGTCAATTGgccatgtacagctatggccaaaagttatgcatggcctagaattttaggattgagatgttTTAAAGTAAATAAGTTTAGatatatttatcatgtaatcaaataaactatataaaaatgttgcaaaagtataccggaagccataatagtagtacaatatttaatgttagattttgaaacatcacatttttctatttctcATTTGtcaagtatatgggaaaactgaAGCAGTAAGttattcagtatgttaatgtaacttttgacttatgaagcaaaatgagttcattctatagggtgatgcaaaatgttctggacattcactttgctTGCATCCAGCCCAGCTTTTTAGAACTGTTATGCTGATACGTCATCCAAGGGATGAGGTGTTTGCAGTTTAAATGAAATTAATTACTTGTTCCTCCCATCTCAGATTTATCAGATCCTGGTAGAGCTAGGCTTcaactaccttacctaaagtaacattaggtagccCAAGATTACTGTTGATCAGGGTTTGGAAACCAGCCACCAGTTTTTAAAGCTACAAGTAGACCTCTTGCAATACATACTGTTTTAGTTGCACTTTATTTTCAGAGGGACACTTTAAAGATGTCAACACTACTATAATTCTTTATcaatatttacagtataatccaAACTACTGCAACTTCATTAATCTGCTTTATCAAAAGTATTGGGACAGCACAGCCAACCTGCATGTGGGTTTTTGTCTCTG encodes the following:
- the LOC117964678 gene encoding large ribosomal subunit protein eL8; translation: MSVYTGGFCSEVPKGKKAKGKKVAPAPSVLKKHAAKKVVNPLFEKRPKNYGIGQDIQPKRDLTRFVKWPRYIRLQRQKAILYKRLKVPPSINQFTQALDRQTATQLLKLAHKYRPETKQEKKQRLLARAEQKAAGKGDTPTKRPPVLRGGVNTVTTLVESKKAQLVVIAHDVDPIELVVFLPALCRKMGVPYCIVKGKARLGRLLHRKTCTSFAFTQINPEDKGALAKLVEAVKTNYNDRYDEIRRHWGGNVMGPKSTARVAKLEKAKAKELATKLG
- the LOC117962469 gene encoding mediator of RNA polymerase II transcription subunit 22 isoform X2, encoding MSSQRVLPQSKETLLQSYNKRLKDDIRSILDNFTEIIKTAKVEDETQVSRATQAEQEHYEMHVRAANIVRAGESLMKLVSDLKQFLILNDFPSVNEAINHRNQQLHALQEECDKKLTNLRDEIAIDLYELEEEYYSSRYK
- the LOC117962469 gene encoding mediator of RNA polymerase II transcription subunit 22 isoform X1, with the translated sequence MSSQRVLPQSKETLLQSYNKRLKDDIRSILDNFTEIIKTAKVEDETQVSRATQAEQEHYEMHVRAANIVRAGESLMKLVSDLKQFLILNDFPSVNEAINHRNQQLHALQEECDKKLTNLRDEIAIDLYELEEEYYSSSTSLWDSSDVPLCEAFQRQDSLVSPEGISGSMGTARVGDSSGVGSQGSTPERLNGHGAGTSEHA